From one Effusibacillus pohliae DSM 22757 genomic stretch:
- the queG gene encoding tRNA epoxyqueuosine(34) reductase QueG codes for MAVTTAQTAQWELTRQDIEVIREKLGIDLIGTTTVEPFLDVVATLQMYREKGYESGFEHPVIEERINPAELVPGAKSIVAIAMAYHTEQHATLKRPTGIRGALSKYAWGQDYHHVLREKLDALAVEIENQVGRKIAYHSSVDTGPLVDRSVAQRAGIGWFGKNCSIITEKYGSWVFLGQLVTDVAIEPSPPGPTSLCGDCDLCIRACPTGALVDPFTTDSSKCLSFITQMKGFVPEEFRTKFGTRIWGCDTCQAVCPSNKGAEAGTYEGFLPDRELSYPDLLRLLEMSNREFKRIFGQTAAAWRGLTVVKRNAIIALGNIRDQRAVPKLIELLQDGRPEIRGTAAWALGRIGGDAAREAVQAALANETDPQVRHEMRWVNEEESSCEISI; via the coding sequence GTGGCTGTCACAACTGCCCAAACGGCTCAATGGGAATTGACCCGCCAGGACATCGAAGTGATTCGGGAGAAGCTCGGCATTGACCTGATCGGAACGACAACGGTCGAGCCCTTTCTAGATGTGGTCGCAACGCTCCAGATGTACCGGGAAAAAGGGTATGAATCCGGTTTCGAGCACCCGGTAATCGAAGAGCGAATCAATCCGGCGGAGTTGGTGCCGGGCGCCAAATCGATCGTCGCGATCGCGATGGCCTATCATACCGAACAGCACGCCACATTAAAGCGCCCAACAGGGATTCGCGGTGCGTTGTCCAAGTATGCCTGGGGGCAAGACTACCATCATGTGCTGCGCGAAAAATTGGACGCGCTGGCCGTGGAGATCGAAAACCAGGTGGGGAGGAAAATCGCGTACCATTCTTCCGTGGACACCGGTCCGCTGGTCGACCGTTCCGTTGCGCAGCGCGCCGGGATCGGCTGGTTTGGCAAGAACTGTTCCATTATCACGGAAAAATACGGTTCCTGGGTGTTCCTCGGCCAGCTTGTAACAGACGTTGCGATCGAACCGAGCCCTCCCGGCCCCACCTCGCTGTGTGGTGATTGCGACCTGTGCATCCGGGCGTGCCCGACCGGGGCGCTGGTCGATCCGTTCACGACCGATTCCAGCAAGTGTTTGTCGTTTATCACGCAAATGAAAGGATTTGTGCCGGAGGAATTCCGCACGAAATTCGGAACACGGATCTGGGGATGCGACACCTGCCAGGCGGTCTGCCCTTCGAACAAAGGGGCGGAAGCGGGTACGTACGAAGGGTTCCTGCCGGATCGGGAGCTTTCGTACCCGGATTTGCTGCGGTTGCTGGAGATGAGCAACCGTGAGTTCAAGCGAATCTTTGGCCAAACGGCCGCCGCCTGGCGGGGGTTGACCGTCGTCAAGCGGAACGCGATCATCGCGTTGGGCAATATCAGAGACCAGCGGGCGGTGCCCAAGCTGATCGAACTGTTGCAAGACGGGCGGCCGGAAATTCGCGGTACGGCCGCTTGGGCACTGGGCCGGATCGGCGGCGACGCGGCCCGCGAGGCGGTGCAAGCTGCACTGGCGAACGAGACGGACCCGCAGGTGCGGCACGAAATGCGCTGGGTAAATGAGGAGGAATCGTCCTGTGAAATCAGCATCTGA
- a CDS encoding DUF523 domain-containing protein, which yields MILISACLIGCHCRYDGDSNLVEELKQMVERGEAIPVCPEQMGGLPTPRPPAQIVGGVGKDVLEGQARVMTDGGVDVTDAFLKGAEETLRIARLIGATRAVLKERSPSCGSSVIYDGSFTGGKKPGRGVTAALLEANGIRVSSEETYKK from the coding sequence ATGATCCTCATTTCAGCTTGTTTGATCGGCTGCCACTGCCGGTATGACGGAGACTCAAACCTGGTGGAAGAATTGAAACAGATGGTCGAGCGGGGAGAAGCGATTCCCGTCTGCCCGGAACAGATGGGAGGCTTGCCTACGCCAAGACCGCCAGCCCAGATCGTGGGCGGCGTAGGGAAGGATGTGTTGGAAGGACAGGCACGCGTCATGACTGACGGAGGCGTCGATGTGACCGATGCGTTTCTGAAAGGAGCGGAAGAAACGCTGCGGATCGCCAGGCTGATCGGCGCCACCCGGGCGGTTTTGAAGGAACGCAGTCCTTCCTGCGGCTCGTCCGTGATTTATGACGGGTCTTTTACCGGCGGTAAAAAGCCGGGCCGGGGCGTAACAGCCGCCCTGCTGGAAGCGAACGGCATCCGTGTGAGTTCCGAGGAGACGTATAAAAAATAG
- a CDS encoding methylated-DNA--[protein]-cysteine S-methyltransferase — MKSASDGKIGYDIYRSPIGPIHVVVDGRGVRKVAMTDEEWQEYRAELGDLPRNPALCRAAVRQLDEYFKGERREFDLPLSLEGTEFRKRVWNELRAIPYGEVRSYAEIAAAIGMPQAPRAIGQANRANPLPILIPCHRVIGKNGDLVGYAGTRTDIKAALLRVEGYLR; from the coding sequence GTGAAATCAGCATCTGACGGAAAAATCGGCTATGACATCTACCGGTCGCCGATCGGTCCGATCCACGTGGTCGTGGACGGACGGGGCGTTCGCAAGGTGGCGATGACAGACGAGGAATGGCAGGAGTACCGCGCGGAGCTGGGAGACCTGCCGCGCAACCCAGCGCTGTGCCGGGCGGCGGTCCGGCAGTTGGACGAATATTTCAAGGGAGAACGGCGCGAATTCGATCTCCCTTTGAGTCTCGAAGGGACGGAGTTTCGCAAGCGGGTTTGGAATGAGCTGCGCGCCATTCCCTACGGCGAGGTGCGGAGTTATGCGGAGATTGCGGCAGCGATCGGCATGCCGCAAGCGCCGCGGGCGATCGGGCAGGCCAACCGGGCGAATCCGCTGCCGATTTTGATCCCTTGCCATCGCGTGATTGGCAAGAACGGGGATCTGGTCGGATACGCAGGCACCCGGACGGATATCAAGGCGGCACTGTTGCGTGTGGAGGGGTATCTGCGATGA
- the rnhA gene encoding ribonuclease HI, with protein MKEVTIYTDGACSGNPGPGGWGAVLIYGDRTKEISGGERVTTNNRMELTAAIEALKRLKEPCKVKLYSDSAYIVNCFREKWYVGWQRNGWMSAKKEPVANKELWQELLRLCNIHQVEWLKVKGHAGDFWNERCDQLAREATPK; from the coding sequence ATGAAAGAAGTGACGATCTACACGGACGGGGCTTGTTCCGGCAATCCAGGCCCGGGCGGCTGGGGAGCCGTGCTGATATATGGGGACAGGACGAAGGAAATATCGGGCGGCGAACGGGTGACCACCAACAACCGGATGGAGCTGACCGCCGCGATCGAAGCGCTCAAACGGCTGAAGGAACCGTGCAAGGTGAAACTGTACAGCGATTCCGCGTACATCGTCAACTGCTTCAGGGAAAAATGGTACGTCGGCTGGCAAAGAAACGGTTGGATGAGCGCAAAAAAAGAGCCGGTTGCCAACAAGGAACTCTGGCAGGAGCTGCTTCGCCTGTGCAACATCCACCAGGTGGAGTGGCTGAAAGTGAAAGGCCACGCGGGCGATTTCTGGAACGAGCGGTGCGACCAGCTTGCCCGGGAGGCCACGCCGAAGTAG
- a CDS encoding Ger(x)C family spore germination protein, with protein sequence MNRLRRLLSLLLVSVLAGSVTGCYDRVELEGLAFVVSLGLDKGPDNTIDVTARIAVPRKSADGSGGGGGGGKEEAAGGEKPVTVRAHSLPEALNLLNTTVERRISLIHLANLVIGDSLAREGVIEYLRPLTRLREFRRTITIFIVQGNVRQAYESNKPILEQSITRLTESLDDVGRHTGLTANKKLHEFVVSMEAPNEDAFAPTIAINRYQEDRSDREFGSREQGAQTNLSFRPGEVVRQGGNPLDFVGTAIFRNDRLVTTLDGIDTRMLLTVRGELLRTQMDFSDPLVQDKYVSVELKHARSPVVDVDLHANPMRIKIRERLEGDLIGTQSHIDYTRPENLLILERSIRERLQTRQEAMINRVFREHQADPFGIFKRIRGQFATLPEMRAFDYRNRLRDAVVNVEVDLQLRRIGTQLAPFNSR encoded by the coding sequence ATGAACAGGCTTCGCCGACTTCTTAGTCTGTTGCTGGTGAGCGTGCTGGCCGGTTCGGTCACCGGCTGTTACGACCGGGTCGAGCTGGAAGGATTGGCGTTTGTCGTTTCCCTCGGTTTGGATAAAGGTCCGGATAACACGATCGATGTGACGGCCAGGATTGCGGTCCCGCGAAAATCGGCCGACGGCTCGGGAGGCGGCGGTGGAGGCGGCAAAGAGGAGGCGGCCGGAGGTGAGAAACCGGTGACGGTTCGCGCCCACTCGCTACCGGAAGCGTTGAACCTGTTGAATACCACGGTCGAACGCCGAATCTCGCTGATCCATTTGGCGAACCTGGTGATCGGCGATTCGCTGGCGCGGGAAGGGGTGATCGAATACTTGCGGCCGTTGACGCGGCTGCGGGAATTCCGCCGGACGATCACCATTTTTATCGTACAGGGAAACGTCAGACAAGCGTATGAATCGAACAAGCCGATTCTCGAACAGTCGATCACCCGGTTGACCGAGTCGCTTGACGATGTTGGCCGCCACACGGGGCTGACGGCCAACAAGAAATTGCACGAATTTGTCGTTTCGATGGAGGCACCGAACGAGGATGCATTTGCCCCGACGATCGCGATCAACCGCTATCAGGAGGATCGTTCCGACCGGGAATTCGGTTCGCGGGAACAAGGCGCACAGACCAATCTGTCGTTTCGCCCGGGGGAAGTGGTGCGGCAGGGCGGCAATCCGCTCGATTTTGTCGGAACAGCGATTTTTAGAAATGATCGCCTGGTGACCACGCTCGATGGAATCGACACGCGCATGCTGTTAACCGTTCGCGGGGAACTGTTGCGGACGCAGATGGATTTTTCCGATCCGCTGGTGCAGGACAAGTATGTCAGCGTCGAATTGAAACATGCCCGTTCGCCGGTGGTGGACGTCGATTTGCATGCCAATCCGATGCGCATCAAAATCAGGGAACGGCTGGAAGGAGACCTGATCGGCACTCAGTCGCACATCGACTATACCCGCCCGGAAAATTTGCTGATCCTCGAACGATCGATTCGGGAGCGGCTGCAAACCCGGCAGGAAGCGATGATTAACCGGGTTTTTCGCGAGCACCAGGCCGATCCGTTTGGCATTTTTAAGCGGATACGGGGACAGTTTGCGACGCTGCCAGAGATGCGGGCATTCGATTACCGCAACCGGTTGCGGGATGCGGTTGTGAATGTTGAAGTCGATCTGCAGCTGCGGCGTATCGGTACCCAGTTGGCTCCTTTCAATTCGCGGTAA
- a CDS encoding phosphotransferase, producing MANKNAISSWMKELWKELTTPPAFMNIPARSKQGPPKNRPTATDEESRRRPYRNQSAGGHGGWDDETAEQPREDVDLILRANRFAPKILHHYPFVVKRVVPFGSVMQLHTSDGIVGLKRSHASQKRLEFMAKALQYAERNGFSRFARIIPNSKKNLFTPLGEQIYYATEWISGEEADFSSMLHIAAAASAIAEFHHASRGFAATGYNPPGAFGLNKVLQSRAKDFDLILDKARGKRKPDAVDRFVIRRIPAYKKQAQQAAKLLEDRRCRDFLLRDQTNPGLCHLDITPKNLIYARKNGMHLIDFELLSFGPRMLDIGHFIRRCLQDNDWVREPALIALVQVNRVQPLLHAEYQILQALLTFPHPVWRSCRNHYMGKPTPYTLARLERLQEQEPARQAFLEDFASHVERHRGN from the coding sequence ATGGCAAACAAAAACGCGATTTCCTCATGGATGAAAGAATTGTGGAAAGAACTGACGACGCCGCCCGCCTTTATGAACATTCCTGCACGGTCGAAACAGGGCCCGCCGAAAAACAGGCCGACCGCGACAGACGAGGAATCGCGACGCCGGCCGTATCGCAATCAATCGGCCGGCGGCCACGGCGGTTGGGATGACGAAACTGCAGAACAGCCTCGTGAAGATGTGGACCTGATATTGCGAGCGAACCGGTTTGCGCCGAAGATTTTGCATCACTATCCGTTTGTTGTCAAACGGGTGGTGCCGTTTGGTTCTGTCATGCAGCTCCACACGTCCGACGGGATCGTCGGGCTGAAGCGATCCCATGCCAGCCAGAAAAGGCTGGAGTTCATGGCAAAAGCATTGCAGTACGCGGAACGAAACGGTTTTTCCCGGTTCGCCCGGATCATCCCCAACAGCAAAAAAAATCTGTTCACGCCGCTCGGTGAACAGATCTATTACGCAACCGAGTGGATTTCCGGGGAAGAGGCCGATTTTTCGTCGATGCTGCATATCGCCGCGGCCGCTTCGGCGATCGCCGAGTTCCATCACGCTTCGCGCGGCTTCGCGGCGACCGGCTACAACCCGCCCGGCGCGTTCGGACTCAACAAAGTGCTACAGTCGCGCGCCAAAGATTTCGATCTGATCCTGGACAAGGCGCGCGGCAAGCGAAAACCGGATGCGGTCGACCGGTTTGTCATCCGCCGCATCCCGGCTTACAAAAAGCAGGCGCAGCAGGCAGCCAAACTGTTGGAAGACAGGCGCTGCCGCGATTTCCTGCTGCGGGACCAAACCAATCCGGGCCTTTGCCATCTCGACATCACGCCGAAAAACCTGATCTATGCGCGAAAAAACGGGATGCATCTGATCGACTTCGAGTTGCTGTCGTTTGGACCGAGGATGCTCGACATCGGACACTTCATCCGCCGCTGCCTGCAAGACAACGATTGGGTGCGCGAACCGGCTCTGATCGCACTGGTGCAGGTGAACCGGGTGCAGCCTCTCCTGCATGCCGAGTACCAGATTTTGCAGGCGCTGCTGACCTTTCCGCATCCCGTCTGGCGGAGCTGCCGCAACCACTACATGGGCAAACCGACCCCGTACACCCTGGCCCGGCTGGAACGACTGCAGGAGCAAGAGCCGGCCCGGCAAGCCTTCCTCGAAGATTTCGCCAGCCACGTGGAACGCCACCGGGGGAATTGA